From a region of the Apteryx mantelli isolate bAptMan1 chromosome 20, bAptMan1.hap1, whole genome shotgun sequence genome:
- the LOC136993760 gene encoding maestro heat-like repeat-containing protein family member 7, translated as MAADNPVPPEMKWQWEVPNTFWPSNATDKSTVFGSFLFPSERTHFLLTTIEGMTDPRVSDTEVVARMMEVVLRDPDSELDRVPQVVSSIHKKLRGISEASLQAILNRTLFQMACLDPDQVVEGLLNTSLLCDGVAGAMWRTLVCEHCPAEEVLKELLFWLWDQPLLRRASFMPNDSYILPLTAIRALNEILRLPSSKVPVQLIFPQLYLAVLFQIFFSMEYTLQDLQDYSQMCGQEDECPPVSPVRSAVQAMKALLCRADYAHLADSVERQGGWDMLMSMETYHTGVTLLTRELWMNAADECAWVFDHVVAVLSCRDKQREIAAMAVFTELLNCTDFEQEIDEDVLGFLQLHLCNQSLAMREMVIAGLVTLSERRQTARSLQDLLPALMERLQGADSNFCTKALTILSHVLHLVDRKRASTIGLQLAEELRPLFDDEAARVRELSIQLFQHVMAIVVGSQQEQMRKHVHSSLLPLLIHAHEEIPSVAQASREALLSAAKLLKWEQLRHLLETAQTWQIGECLLVRDRSRAEEYLRQSLPYLESPQECLREVAVRFLGLVGRHMSEQGEEKLQDICKALQSVVSDTSPYVWSLAVQTILILRAPREKAPSGFTLRTLCYRLRRAWRRWHPPPRDSAL; from the exons ATGGCGGCTGACAATCCAGTGCCTCCAGAGATGAAGTGGCAGTGGGAAGTCCCAAACACCTTCTGGCCCAGCAACGCCACTGACAAGAGCACG GTGTTTGggagctttctcttcccctccgagAGGACACACTTCCTCCTGACAACCATCGAGGGCATGACAGACCCAAGGGTCTCGGACACCGAGGTGGTTGCCCGCATGATGGAGGTGGTCTTGAGAGACCCCGACTCTGAGCTGGACAGG GTGCCACAGGTGGTGAGCAGCATCCACAAGAAGCTGAGGGGCATCAGTGAGGCGTCGCTCCAGGCCATCTTGAACAGGACCCTTTTCCAGATGGCCTGCTTggaccctgatcaggtggttGAGGGCCTGCTGAACACCTCCCTGCTGTGTGACGG ggTTGCCGGGGCCATGTGGAGGACGCTGGTCTGcgagcactgccctgcagaggaggtgctgaaggagctgctcttttggctgtgggACCAGCCACTGCTCAGGCGGGCCAGCTTCATGCCGAACGACAGCTACATCCTTCCGCTGACT gcaatcaGGGCCCTGAACGAGATTCTCCGGCTGCCCTCCAGCAAAGTGCCGGTGCAGTTAATTTTCCCCCAGCTCTACCTAGCGGTGCTCTTCCAGATCTTCTTCAGCATGGAGTACACGCTGCAGGACCTCCAAGACTACAGCCAGATGTGCGGCCAGGAAGACGAGTGTCCTCCAGTCAGCCCCGTCAG GAGCGCAGTGCAGGCCATGAAAGCTCTGCTCTGCCGTGCTGACTATGCCCATCTGGCCGACTCCGTCGAGAGGCAGGGGGGCTGGGACATGCTTATGAGCATGGAGACCTACCACACAGGAGTCACTTTGCTGACTAG ggagctgtggatgAACGCGGCCGACGAGTGTGCCTGGGTGTTTGACCACGTGGTCGCGGTACTCAGCTGCAGAGACAAACAGCGGGAGATCGCCGCCATGGCTGTCTTCACCGAG ctgctgaactgcacggactttgagcaggagattgacGAGGATGTCCTGGGCTTCCTGCAATTGCATCTGTGCAACCAGAGCTTGGCGATGCGTGAGATGGTGATCGCAGGCCTTGTCACGCTCTCTGAGAGACGGCAAACA GCAAGAAGTCTGCAAGACCTGCTGCCCGCACTCATGGAGCGACTGCAGGGTGCTGACAGCAACTTCTGCACCAAGGCCCTCACCATCCTCAGCCACGTGCTCCATCTCGTGGACAGGAAGAGGGCCAGCACCATCGGCCTGCAGCTTGCTGAGGAGCTCcggccactctttgatgac gagGCTGCTcgtgtgcgagagctctccatccagctcttccagCATGTGATGGCGATTGTGGTgggcagccagcaagagcagatgaggaagcacgtgcacagcagcctgctcccactgctcaTCCATGCGCATGAGGAGATCCCAAGCGTGGCGCAG gcctctcgggAAGCCCTCCTCAGCGCTGCTAAGCTCCtgaagtgggagcagctcaggcacCTGCTCGAGACAGCACAGACATGGCAGATTGgcgagtgcctg CTGgtgagggacaggagcagagcagaggaatacCTGCGGCAGAGCCTGCCCTACTTGGAGAGCCCACAGGAGTGCTTGCGGGAGGTGGCCGTGAGGTTCCTCG ggctcgtcggACGGCACATGAGCGAGCAGGGtgaggagaagctgcaggacatctgcaagg CCCTTCAAAGCgtggtgagtgacaccagcccctACGTCTGGTCTCTGGCAGTTCAGACCATCCTGATCCTGAGAGCGCCACGGGAAAAGGCACCGTCGGGATTCACCCTTCGAACGCTGTGCTACCGGCTCCGGAGAGCATGGAGGAGGTGGCACCCGCCTCCGCGAGACAGTGCTCtctga